One genomic region from Nymphaea colorata isolate Beijing-Zhang1983 chromosome 12, ASM883128v2, whole genome shotgun sequence encodes:
- the LOC116265184 gene encoding peroxisomal membrane protein PMP22, with product MSEIVKEAWRKYLIQLQAHPLRTKAVTAGVLAGFSDAVAQKISGIQKIQLRRLLLIMLYGFAYGGPFGHFLHKLIDAIFGRRKDNKTVLKKVILEQLTSSPWNNFVFMMYYGLVVEGRPWSLVTSKVRRDYPSIQLTAWRFWPIVGWVNYQYMPLQFRVLFHSFVASCWGIYLNLRARSLVIKQA from the exons ATGTCGGAGATCGTGAAAGAAGCGTGGAGAAAGTACTTGATCCAGTTGCAGGCGCATCCTCTCAGAACGAAG GCAGTGACAGCGGGTGTTTTGGCTGGATTTAGTGATGCTGTagcacaaaaaatttctggaattcAAAAGATTCAGCTACGGAGGTTGCTTCTTATCATG CTGTATGGCTTTGCCTATGGAGGGCCATTTGGTCACTTTCTGCACAAGCTGATCGATGCTATTTTCGGAAGGAGAAAAGACAACAAAACTGTGCTTAAGAAG gtgATATTGGAACAACTGACATCTTCACCTTGGAACAACTTTGTCTTCATGATGTACTACGGCTTGGTCGTTGAAG GAAGACCATGGAGTCTGGTGACGAGTAAAGTTAGACGCGATTATCCCTCTATACAGTTGACTGCTTGGAGG TTTTGGCCGATCGTCGGTTGGGTGAACTATCAGTATATGCCATTGCAGTTCCGTGTCCTCTTTCACAGCTTTGTTGCATCCTGTTG GGGAATATATCTAAACCTCCGTGCCAGGTCTCTGGTCATCAAGCAAGCCTGA
- the LOC116265914 gene encoding uncharacterized protein LOC116265914, which translates to MSSSNHVDERASKRRRLKDGVDAGASRRPSTSHAELKPTPTPTNYLLACYMAHEFLSRGTLLGRRFPKKEAETAPTAQQPHSREAYVDLSCLLKNDGVHLPGIVNPTQLARWVGCDT; encoded by the coding sequence ATGTCCAGCAGCAACCACGTGGACGAGAGGGCGTCAAAGAGGAGGAGGTTGAAGGACGGGGTTGACGCCGGGGCGTCAAGGAGGCCGTCCACGAGCCACGCCGAGCTGAAGCCGACGCCGACGCCGACCAACTACCTCCTCGCGTGTTACATGGCCCACGAGTTCCTAAGCCGCGGCACCCTCCTCGGCCGCAGGTTCCCCAAGAAGGAAGCCGAGACGGCGCCGACAGCCCAGCAGCCGCATTCCCGCGAGGCCTACGTTGACCTCTCCTGCCTTCTCAAGAACGACGGCGTCCACCTCCCGGGGATCGTGAATCCGACTCAGCTTGCCAGGTGGGTCGGCTGCGACACGTAG